The following coding sequences are from one Salvia hispanica cultivar TCC Black 2014 chromosome 3, UniMelb_Shisp_WGS_1.0, whole genome shotgun sequence window:
- the LOC125213236 gene encoding galactoside 2-alpha-L-fucosyltransferase-like, with translation MAANLGCGPERGCGLNLMAVLLGLVMGFSVSFYVYVLPPTLVGHRNHDLTPQKAIIEERSHAQPIEVPKDKLLGDLLPTGFDERSCQSRYQSLLYRQGVPQKASSYLISKLRSYEARHRKCGPYTSAYNKTVEDLKSGRYSSTPECSYLIWISFSGLGNKILTITSAFLYALLTDRVLLVDRGVGIDDLFCEPFPKASWLLPLDFPLINEISSFNQSSHQSYGSVVKSNSTDLVQRQYMYLHLAYDYDDQDKLFFCDKDQARLPSIPWLFMKSDTYFVPYLFLMPSFQQELHSLFPDKETVFHFLGRYLFHPTNAVWGLISRYHEAYLSKADVTVGIQVRVFNVSPGPYKHILDQILSCTTRENILPEISQQEGGFVGSSTKQKTRVSVLITSLSSGYFEQIRDVYWENPTTAGEVVAVFQPSNEMLQQSEKQNHNRKAWAEMYLLSLTDKLVTSSWSTFGYVAQGLGGVKPWILYKPENQTAPDPPCRRAMSMEPCFHAPPFYDCKTRRGIDPGTVVPHVRHCEDMSWGLKLFQNHSK, from the exons ATGGCTGCTAACCTCGGCTGCGGCCCCGAGCGGGGATGTGGGCTCAATCTCATGGCTGTGCTTCTCGGTTTGGTGATGGGCTTCTCCGTTTCATTCTACGTCTATGTACTGCCACCGACCCTCGTTGGACACCGGAATCATGATCTTACCCCTCAAAAAG CCATAATAGAGGAACGCAGTCATGCTCAGCCTATTGAGGTGCCTAAGGATAAGCTGCTCGGCGACCTTCTCCCGACCGGATTTGACGAAAGGTCTTGCCAGAGTCGGTATCAGTCCCTCCTGTATCGCCAGGGAGTACCTCAGAAAGCATCCTCTTACCTCATATCCAAGCTACGAAGCTATGAAGCCCGACACAGAAAATGTGGACCATACACGAGCGCATACAACAAAACGGTCGAAGATCTCAAATCTGGCAGATACTCTAGCACACCAGAGTGCAGCTACCTCATATGGATATCCTTCAGTGGTTTGGGGAACAAGATCTTGACGATCACCTCTGCTTTCCTGTATGCTCTCCTGACCGATAGAGTCCTCCTCGTTGACAGGGGAGTCGGTATTGATGATCTTTTCTGTGAGCCATTCCCCAAGGCCTCATGGCTACTTCCGTTGGACTTTCCCCTGATCAACGAGATCAGTAGCTTCAATCAGAGCTCGCACCAGAGCTACGGGAGCGTGGTGAAGAGCAACTCTACGGATTTAGTGCAACGGCAGTATATGTATCTCCATCTGGCTTATGACTATGATGACCAAGACAAGCTTTTTTTCTGCGATAAAGATCAAGCACGTCTGCCGAGTATCCCGTGGTTGTTTATGAAATCGGATACTTACTTCGTTCCATACCTTTTCCTGATGCCCTCGTTTCAGCAGGAGCTCCACAGCCTCTTCCCGGACAAGGAAACTGTGTTCCACTTCTTGGGGCGTTATCTCTTCCACCCGACAAACGCAGTGTGGGGGCTTATAAGCCGATACCATGAAGCTTATCTGTCGAAGGCTGATGTCACAGTAGGAATTCAAGTAAGGGTATTTAATGTTTCACCTGGTCCATACAAGCACATATTAGATCAGATTCTGTCTTGCACGACGAGGGAGAATATACTCCCGGAGATCAGCCAGCAAGAAGGAGGCTTTGTCGGCTCATCCACTAAGCAGAAGACTCGAGTATCAGTGCTGATCACCTCTCTGAGCTCTGGCTACTTTGAGCAAATAAGAGACGTGTATTGGGAGAATCCAACCACGGCCGGGGAGGTGGTTGCAGTGTTCCAACCGAGTAATGAAATGCTTCAGCAGTCGGAGAAGCAGAACCACAACCGGAAGGCGTGGGCGGAGATGTATCTGCTGAGCCTAACGGACAAACTGGTGACGAGTTCTTGGTCGACGTTTGGCTATGTGGCCCAGGGGCTTGGAGGGGTGAAGCCGTGGATACTCTACAAGCCTGAGAACCAGACGGCACCAGATCCACCGTGCAGACGAGCCATGTCGATGGAGCCGTGCTTCCATGCTCCCCCGTTCTACGACTGCAAGACGAGGAGAGGGATCGACCCAGGCACTGTGGTGCCTCATGTTAGGCATTGTGAGGATATGAGCTGGGGTTTAAAGCTATTTCAAAATCacagtaaataa
- the LOC125213237 gene encoding peptidyl-prolyl cis-trans isomerase NIMA-interacting 4, translated as MGKDSKSAGKGKAKAAGGSDDAGSKGKAKGGKSDGLGTCTYVKARHVLCEKQGKINEAYKKLQDGWLSNGDKVPPAEFAKIAAEYSECPSGKKGGDLGWFPRGKMAGPFQEVAFNTPVGVTSAPFKSTHGYHIILSEGRKN; from the exons ATGGGGAAGGATTCCAAGTCGGCGGGAAAAGGCAAGGCAAAGGCAGCCGGGGGCAGTGACGATGCTGGATCGAAGGGCAAAGCAAAAGGAGGGAAATCGGATGGTTTAGGAACTTGCACATATGTTAAAG CTAGACATGTCTTGTGTGAGAAGCAAGGAAAGATCAATGAAGCCTATAAGAAGCTACAGGATGGCTGGCTCAGTAACGGAGACAAAGTTCCACCCGCTGAGTTTGCTAAG ATAGCTGCAGAATATTCGGAATGCCCATCGGGGAAGAAAGGTGGGGATCTAGGATGGTTCCCACGTGGTAAGATGGCTGGTCCGTTTCAGGAGGTGGCGTTTAACACACCTGTAGGGGTGACCAGTGCGCCATTTAAATCAAC GCATGGCTACCACATTATCTTGTCTGAAGGGAGGAAAAACTGA
- the LOC125216876 gene encoding ribulose-phosphate 3-epimerase, chloroplastic-like: MMASAAASLGSSPLIQSVSGGIKGQTLSLATPTSLISTRRRSRAVVKATARVDKFSKSDIIVSPSILSANFAKLGEQVKAVEVAGCDWIHVDVMDGRFVPNITIGPLVVDALRPVTDLPLDVHLMIVEPEQRVPDFIKAGADIVSVHCELASTIHLHRTVNQIKSLGAKAGVVLNPGTPLSTIEYVLDVIDLVLIMSVNPGFGGQSFIESQVKKISDLRKLCAEKGVNPWIEVDGGVGPKNAYKVIEAGANALVAGSAVFGAPDYAEAIKGIKTSKRPVAVAV; the protein is encoded by the exons ATGATGGCGTCGGCAGCTGCTTCTTTGGGTTCTTCACCTTTAATTCAGTCAGTTTCCGGTGGAATTAAAGGTCAAACGCTCTCTCTTGCAACCCCAACTTCTCTCATTTCTACAAG GAGAAGATCTAGAGCTGTAGTAAAGGCAACTGCTCGAGTTGATAAGTTCTCCAAGAGCGACATAATTGTGTCTCCATCGATTCTTTCGGCTAATTTTGCCAAATTAGGAGAGCAG GTGAAAGCAGTGGAGGTGGCAGGTTGTGATTGGATTCACGTTGATGTGATGGATGGACGGTTTGTGCCAAATATTACAATTGGCCCCCTCGTAGTAGATGCTCTGCGCCCTGTCACTGATCTCCCCTTGGATGTGCATTTG ATGATTGTGGAGCCTGAGCAAAGAGTACCAGACTTCATCAAGGCTGGAGCTGACATAGTTAGTGTTCATTGCGAACTAGCTTCAACCATTCATTTGCATCGTACAGTGAATCAA attaaGAGCTTGGGTGCTAAAGCCGGAGTTGTCCTGAACCCTGGGACTCCATTGAGTACCATAGAGTATGTTCTAGATG TGATTGATTTAGTACTGATCATGTCTGTAAATCCCGGGTTTGGTGGGCAAAGCTTCATAGAGAGCCAAGTAAAGAAAATATCCGACTTGAGAAAATTGTGCGCTGAGAAG GGAGTGAACCCATGGATTGAGGTAGACGGTGGAGTCGGTCCAAAAAATGCTTACAAG GTAATTGAGGCTGGAGCCAACGCGTTGGTTGCTGGCTCAGCTGTGTTTGGAGCTCCTGATTATGCTGAAG CTATCAAAGGGATCAAAACCAGCAAAAGGCCTGTAGCAGTTGCAGTATAA
- the LOC125213235 gene encoding galactoside 2-alpha-L-fucosyltransferase-like encodes MKRPNGRAISANGGATSAPERKCGFNPMNLMGVLAALVMALSVLFSVSVVLRDPPSDGLWTVVEARNLDFAHHQKAILEENSHAQPVEVPKDKLLGDLLPSGFDERSCQSRYQSLLYRRGVPQKASSYLISKLRSYEARHKKCGPYTSSYNKTVEDLKSGRHSSTPECNYLVWISFSGLGNRILTLASAFLYALLTDRVLLVDRGVDIHDLFCEPFPEASWLLPLDFPLTNEFSSFNQGTHQSYGSVVKSNSTESAPRPYMYLHLLHDYDDQDKLFFCDQDQAHLQRIPWLVMKSDNYFVPSLFLMPSFAQELHSLFPDKDSVFHFLGRYLFHPTNTVWGLISRYHEAYLSKADVTVGIQVRVFDVSPGPFKHILDQVLSCTTRENILPEVSQQEGGVVGSSTKQKTRVSVLITSLTSGYFEQIRDLYWENPTTAGEVVAVFQPSNEMLQQSEKQNHNRKAWAEMYLLSLTDKLVTSSWSTFGYVAQGLGGVKPWILHKSDNHTVPDPPCRRAMSMEPCFHAPPFYDCKTRRGIDTGAVVPHVRHCEDMSWGLKLFQHHSQ; translated from the exons ATGAAGAGGCCCAACGGCAGAGCCATTTCCGCTAACGGCGGCGCCACCTCCGCCCCAGAGCGGAAATGCGGCTTCAACCCCATGAATCTGATGGGTGTGTTGGCCGCCTTGGTGATGGCCCTCTCCGTCTTGTTCTCGGTCTCCGTCGTGCTCCGCGACCCGCCGTCGGACGGGCTCTGGACCGTCGTCGAAGCCCGGAATCTTGATTTTGCCCATCATCAAAAAG CCATACTAGAGGAAAACAGTCATGCTCAGCCTGTTGAGGTGCCTAAGGATAAGCTGCTCGGCGACCTTCTCCCTTCCGGATTTGACGAAAGGTCTTGCCAGAGCCGGTACCAGTCCCTCCTGTATCGCAGGGGAGTGCCTCAGAAAGCGTCTTCTTACCTCATATCCAAGCTAAGAAGCTATGAAGCCCGACATAAGAAATGTGGACCTTACACGAGCTCATACAACAAAACAGTCGAAGATCTCAAATCTGGCAGACACTCGAGCACACCAGAATGCAACTACCTCGTCTGGATATCCTTCAGTGGATTGGGGAATAGGATCTTGACGCTCGCCTCTGCTTTCCTTTACGCTCTCCTGACTGACAGAGTCCTCCTCGTTGACAGGGGAGTCGACATTCACGATCTTTTCTGCGAGCCCTTCCCAGAGGCCTCCTGGCTACTGCCATTGGACTTTCCCCTGACAAACGAGTTCAGTAGCTTCAACCAGGGCACGCATCAGAGCTACGGGAGCGTGGTGAAGAGCAACTCCACTGAATCAGCGCCAAGGCCGTATATGTATCTCCATCTGCTTCATGACTACGACGATCAAGACAAGCTTTTCTTCTGCGATCAAGATCAAGCACACCTGCAGAGGATCCCATGGTTGGTAATGAAGTCCGATAACTACTTCGTTCCATCCCTTTTCCTGATGCCCTCGTTCGCGCAGGAGCTCCACAGCCTCTTTCCGGATAAGGATAGCGTGTTCCACTTCTTGGGGCGTTATCTCTTCCACCCGACAAACACAGTGTGGGGGCTTATAAGCCGATACCATGAAGCTTATCTGTCAAAGGCTGATGTCACAGTAGGAATTCAAGTAAGGGTATTTGATGTCTCACCTGGTCCATTCAAGCACATATTAGATCAGGTTCTGTCTTGCACGACGAGGGAGAATATACTCCCGGAGGTCAGCCAGCAAGAAGGAGGCGTCGTTGGCTCATCCACTAAGCAGAAGACTCGAGTATCAGTGCTGATCACCTCTCTGACATCCGGCTACTTTGAGCAAATAAGAGACCTGTATTGGGAGAATCCAACCACGGCCGGGGAGGTGGTTGCAGTGTTCCAACCGAGTAATGAAATGCTTCAGCAGTCGGAGAAGCAGAACCACAACCGGAAGGCGTGGGCTGAGATGTATCTGCTGAGCCTAACGGACAAACTGGTGACGAGTTCTTGGTCGACGTTTGGCTATGTGGCTCAGGGGCTTGGAGGGGTGAAGCCGTGGATACTCCACAAGTCTGACAACCATACGGTGCCTGATCCACCGTGTAGACGAGCCATGTCGATGGAGCCGTGCTTCCATGCTCCCCCGTTCTACGACTGCAAGACGAGGAGAGGGATCGATACGGGCGCTGTGGTGCCTCATGTTAGGCATTGTGAGGATATGAGCTGGGGTTTGAAGCTGTTTCAGCACCACAGTCAATGA